The following coding sequences are from one Shewanella putrefaciens window:
- a CDS encoding MFS transporter, producing MSSHKMSVIEKIGYGSGDMAVNVVISSMMLIITFFYTDIFGLKPADVGILFLLVRLIDAITDPLMGIINDKVTTRWGRYRPYFLFMAIPFGLSVFLTFSTPDWDYNAKLIWAYSTYILVTIIFTTVTIPYISIISVLTDNPKERLSANGYRLFFAKIAAFLVTIIVPILASSWGGDDIAAGYQKAMGVMALMATLLFLFCFFTTTERVAYKVETKPISMQIRLLLKNDQWLILTAICVIGTIGYVIRGSVAAYYATYFLGGDAKMLSAFLSTGVGAAILAMVASTWITKRFCKLKLFRYSQIAVGILSVVMFFAVQPGDIVLAFVLYFAISFVVDLHAPVFWSVISESVDYGTVKTGHRVSGLAFGGISFAQKAGMGAAGFVVGMLLTYFNYQPGQEQTSTTLIGISLMLTIIPGAFHTLMGLLMFKYKISDRVYEDIKLSLPDMEVIDGKSTPVTQPNVHKDSTQTQVSI from the coding sequence ATGAGTTCTCATAAAATGTCGGTCATTGAAAAGATCGGTTACGGCTCAGGGGATATGGCCGTCAACGTCGTGATATCTTCAATGATGTTAATTATTACCTTCTTTTATACGGATATTTTTGGCCTAAAGCCCGCCGATGTGGGCATTTTATTTCTACTCGTTCGATTAATCGATGCCATCACGGATCCCTTAATGGGCATCATTAATGATAAAGTCACCACGCGCTGGGGGCGTTACCGTCCCTACTTCTTATTTATGGCAATCCCCTTCGGGCTTTCGGTATTTTTAACCTTCAGCACGCCGGATTGGGACTATAACGCCAAACTCATTTGGGCTTATTCGACTTATATTCTTGTGACCATCATTTTTACCACGGTCACTATTCCCTATATTTCCATTATTAGTGTACTGACGGATAATCCAAAGGAGCGCTTATCCGCTAACGGTTATCGGTTATTCTTCGCCAAAATTGCCGCCTTTTTAGTGACTATTATTGTCCCTATATTAGCTTCCTCTTGGGGGGGAGATGATATTGCTGCAGGTTATCAAAAGGCCATGGGAGTGATGGCGTTAATGGCAACACTGCTGTTTTTATTCTGTTTTTTCACTACAACTGAACGTGTAGCCTATAAGGTTGAAACTAAACCTATTTCAATGCAAATACGTCTATTGTTAAAAAATGATCAGTGGCTCATTTTGACCGCTATTTGTGTCATTGGCACTATTGGTTATGTGATCCGCGGTTCGGTTGCCGCCTATTACGCCACCTACTTCCTTGGTGGTGATGCCAAAATGCTTTCGGCCTTTTTATCAACAGGAGTGGGTGCGGCAATCCTTGCGATGGTCGCCTCAACTTGGATCACTAAGCGCTTTTGTAAACTCAAATTATTCCGTTACAGCCAAATTGCTGTAGGCATTTTGAGTGTGGTGATGTTTTTTGCCGTTCAACCCGGAGACATAGTGTTAGCCTTTGTGCTCTATTTTGCGATTTCTTTTGTGGTTGATTTGCACGCTCCAGTTTTCTGGTCAGTGATTTCAGAATCCGTCGATTACGGAACCGTCAAAACCGGTCATAGGGTATCTGGCCTTGCATTTGGGGGGATATCCTTTGCACAAAAAGCGGGAATGGGAGCGGCAGGTTTTGTAGTTGGCATGTTATTGACCTACTTTAATTATCAACCGGGACAAGAACAAACGTCTACGACGCTCATAGGCATTTCACTGATGCTAACCATCATACCTGGCGCGTTCCATACCTTGATGGGCTTATTGATGTTCAAATACAAGATATCGGACCGTGTCTATGAGGACATTAAGCTGTCACTGCCCGATATGGAAGTAATTGATGGGAAAAGTACGCCAGTGACACAGCCTAATGTCCACAAGGATAGTACCCAAACCCAAGTTTCTATATAG
- a CDS encoding methyl-accepting chemotaxis protein, which translates to MLRTIKIQTRLLIAFLLMVLLLIGLSGLSISSMKTIRANANTVETNLLPSIMSLGELNSNMMRIRVLTLRLLVSETQESREQVANVIRDLKLEIEKNQAQYEQLISMDNERAVYRAFEQVQKTYYVEQDKLISFATSGKLDEAKLVLPQLYTLADEIVKDLRDLVAINKASSDDTRIVSITEYDSNFWLVIVTVIVASIIAIVIAFMLSNSINQPLQAAVKTAEIIAHGDLTQSISVSGDDELTRLVTALQIMQRNLRDAIVHIGSSSSQLASAAEELNSVTEDSSRGLQLQNDEIQQAATAITEMSTAVDEVARTAQQASDASSESAKLAVEGKNRVEDTTAVITEINDEMTKSTTVINQLAAQVVSISKLLDVIRSVSEQTNLLALNAAIEAARAGEAGRGFAVVADEVRSLAHRTQVSAGEIETMVRQVQVSAEAAVTSMVTTSEKTNQARIVADEATKALDQITTRIVAISDSNHVIASAAEEQSTVAREIDNNIITIRDLAAQTAAGAHQTSASSAELTRLAVDLNTLVVKFKV; encoded by the coding sequence ATGTTAAGGACGATAAAAATCCAAACCCGCCTATTAATCGCTTTTTTGCTCATGGTATTGCTGCTGATCGGCTTAAGTGGATTATCAATTTCATCGATGAAAACTATCCGCGCAAATGCCAATACCGTTGAAACCAATTTATTACCTTCAATCATGAGTCTTGGTGAGCTTAATTCAAATATGATGCGAATTAGGGTGCTCACACTCAGGTTATTAGTCAGCGAGACTCAAGAAAGCCGCGAACAAGTTGCTAACGTTATCCGCGATCTTAAATTGGAGATTGAAAAAAATCAGGCTCAGTATGAACAACTGATCTCGATGGATAATGAGCGGGCGGTATACCGTGCATTTGAACAAGTCCAAAAGACCTATTATGTTGAACAAGATAAATTAATTAGTTTTGCAACATCGGGAAAATTAGATGAAGCTAAATTGGTACTGCCGCAGCTTTATACATTGGCTGATGAGATAGTTAAAGATCTTAGAGATCTGGTTGCCATAAACAAAGCATCCTCCGATGACACTCGTATTGTCTCAATTACGGAATATGATAGTAATTTTTGGTTAGTCATTGTGACAGTGATCGTTGCCAGTATCATTGCCATCGTTATTGCTTTTATGTTGTCGAATAGTATTAATCAGCCCCTACAAGCTGCAGTCAAAACCGCAGAAATTATTGCCCATGGTGATTTAACTCAGTCGATAAGTGTCAGTGGTGACGATGAGTTAACTCGTCTTGTTACTGCGTTACAAATTATGCAGCGCAATTTAAGGGACGCCATTGTGCATATCGGCAGTTCCTCTAGCCAACTAGCCTCCGCCGCAGAAGAACTCAACTCCGTCACAGAAGACTCATCCCGTGGTTTACAGCTACAAAATGATGAGATCCAACAAGCCGCTACAGCAATAACTGAAATGAGCACTGCTGTGGATGAAGTCGCTCGTACTGCTCAACAAGCGTCAGATGCATCTTCTGAATCGGCCAAGCTTGCGGTAGAAGGTAAAAATCGAGTCGAGGATACAACTGCCGTTATCACCGAAATTAACGATGAGATGACCAAAAGTACGACGGTCATTAATCAGTTGGCTGCTCAGGTTGTTTCAATTAGCAAGTTGCTGGATGTGATCCGCTCAGTATCAGAGCAAACTAACTTATTAGCACTCAATGCTGCCATTGAGGCGGCTCGCGCGGGTGAGGCGGGACGTGGGTTCGCGGTTGTCGCCGACGAGGTAAGAAGCCTTGCCCATAGAACACAAGTATCTGCAGGTGAAATCGAGACTATGGTACGGCAAGTACAAGTTTCTGCTGAGGCTGCAGTCACCTCCATGGTCACTACAAGTGAAAAAACCAATCAAGCCCGTATTGTTGCCGACGAAGCGACTAAAGCACTCGATCAGATCACCACGCGTATTGTTGCAATCAGTGACAGTAATCATGTGATCGCGAGCGCTGCTGAAGAACAATCAACCGTAGCAAGGGAAATTGATAATAATATTATAACCATTAGAGATTTAGCGGCTCAAACGGCTGCAGGCGCTCACCAGACAAGTGCGAGTTCTGCAGAACTAACCCGTTTAGCGGTAGATTTAAATACGTTAGTGGTTAAATTTAAAGTCTAG
- a CDS encoding glycoside hydrolase family 43 protein, with the protein MDAKLTMDNILSKTNAKFGLLSAFITSMLLPVCAASSSPVLALPASQTSVTSSAVQDAPFIERRADPWVIKDDDGSYYFIASVPEFDRIELRHAANIKELSQAIPKIIWRKHTSGPMSIDIWAPELHKIDGRWYIYYAASDKDRRFHNRMFVLGLEGDNPMKGDWQELGRLKTARDGFSLDATHFSVGGQGYFIWAQQDDAKSYNTGLVIAKMLSPTAASPQEAIISEPLLDWERQGFKVNEGAAVLVKNGKVFVTYSASATDDRYAMGLLWAEQDADLLDPKNWHKVSEPVFSTEPTLNRFGPGHNSFVLAEDGQTELMFYHARNYLELQGTPLTDGNRHTYYRAISWTENGFPVFHNELADNVVDIK; encoded by the coding sequence ATGGACGCAAAGCTAACCATGGATAATATACTCTCGAAAACTAACGCAAAATTCGGTCTGTTATCAGCCTTTATTACCTCGATGCTGTTGCCTGTGTGTGCAGCGAGTTCCTCGCCCGTTCTAGCGCTTCCTGCTTCTCAAACTAGCGTGACGTCAAGTGCAGTTCAAGATGCCCCTTTTATTGAGCGCCGCGCGGATCCTTGGGTTATAAAAGATGATGATGGGAGCTATTACTTTATTGCATCTGTACCCGAGTTTGATCGGATAGAGCTTCGTCATGCCGCAAATATTAAAGAATTAAGTCAAGCTATCCCCAAAATTATTTGGCGTAAGCATACATCAGGGCCAATGAGTATCGACATTTGGGCGCCAGAACTGCATAAAATTGATGGTCGCTGGTATATCTATTATGCCGCCAGTGATAAAGACAGACGCTTTCATAACCGCATGTTTGTATTGGGGCTTGAAGGTGACAACCCCATGAAGGGCGATTGGCAAGAGCTTGGCCGTTTAAAAACCGCAAGGGATGGATTTTCCTTAGATGCCACCCACTTTAGTGTTGGCGGGCAGGGCTATTTTATTTGGGCGCAGCAGGACGATGCCAAAAGCTACAATACGGGACTGGTGATTGCCAAAATGCTGTCACCTACAGCGGCATCACCACAAGAAGCAATCATCAGTGAGCCTTTGCTGGATTGGGAAAGGCAAGGCTTTAAAGTTAATGAAGGCGCTGCGGTATTGGTGAAAAATGGGAAGGTATTTGTCACTTATTCTGCCAGTGCAACAGATGATCGTTATGCGATGGGACTCCTTTGGGCGGAGCAAGATGCAGATCTGCTCGACCCCAAAAATTGGCATAAAGTTTCTGAGCCTGTTTTTAGCACAGAGCCTACACTTAATCGCTTTGGTCCTGGACATAACAGCTTTGTGCTTGCCGAAGATGGTCAAACCGAGTTGATGTTTTACCATGCTCGCAATTACCTTGAACTTCAAGGCACGCCATTAACCGATGGTAATCGCCATACTTACTACCGCGCTATTTCATGGACAGAGAATGGATTCCCTGTATTTCACAATGAGCTGGCAGATAATGTGGTCGATATAAAATAA
- the yjfF gene encoding galactofuranose ABC transporter, permease protein YjfF: protein MMSKRFIPLWITASLLLVMFLIGALHFEGFASVRVVTNLFRDNAFLLITALGMTLVIISGGIDLSVGAVIALSGVLSSVLITQYQWHPLLAFALILPLGTLFGALMGTIIHVYKLQPFIVTLAGMFLARGIATTVSEESIAIDHPFYDAIADLSIALPGNGSLDISSLIFIVFFAIIATMMHYSRFGTNVYALGGNAQSAELMGVSIAKTTISIYALSSFLATLAGIIFTFYTFSGYSLGAVGVELDAIAAVVIGGTLLTGGSGFILGTVLGVFLMGVIQTYITFDGTLSSWWTKIVIGLLLFFFIVLQKLLNGRKANHG, encoded by the coding sequence ATGATGTCTAAGCGTTTTATTCCATTGTGGATCACGGCCTCCTTGCTGTTGGTCATGTTCCTGATAGGGGCGTTACATTTTGAGGGGTTTGCCAGCGTTCGAGTGGTGACTAACCTATTCCGTGATAATGCTTTTCTATTGATCACTGCACTTGGGATGACCCTAGTGATTATCTCGGGGGGGATTGATCTCTCCGTCGGCGCTGTGATTGCTTTAAGTGGTGTACTCAGTAGTGTATTAATTACGCAATATCAGTGGCATCCTTTGCTCGCTTTTGCACTTATCTTACCCTTAGGCACGCTCTTTGGCGCACTGATGGGCACGATCATTCATGTCTATAAGTTGCAGCCTTTTATTGTAACCCTTGCGGGGATGTTTCTTGCCCGTGGTATTGCGACAACAGTAAGTGAAGAGTCGATAGCGATTGATCATCCATTTTATGATGCGATTGCCGACCTGAGCATCGCTTTACCAGGTAATGGTTCACTCGATATCAGTTCGCTGATTTTTATTGTTTTTTTTGCCATTATCGCCACCATGATGCACTACAGTCGTTTTGGTACAAATGTGTATGCCCTCGGTGGTAATGCGCAGTCTGCCGAGTTAATGGGGGTTTCGATTGCAAAAACCACCATTAGCATTTACGCCCTTAGCAGTTTTCTCGCCACTTTGGCGGGGATTATTTTCACCTTCTATACCTTTTCTGGTTATTCCCTTGGGGCGGTTGGCGTAGAACTTGACGCTATTGCTGCCGTGGTGATTGGGGGGACATTACTTACTGGCGGGAGTGGTTTTATATTAGGTACTGTACTTGGGGTGTTTTTGATGGGAGTTATACAAACCTACATCACCTTTGACGGTACACTCAGTAGTTGGTGGACCAAGATAGTAATTGGCTTATTGCTATTTTTCTTCATCGTGTTACAGAAACTCTTGAATGGACGCAAAGCTAACCATGGATAA
- a CDS encoding ABC transporter permease has product MKTSVEMMSSEALIEMPNSQQTSSKTPNDRYQAGKSTSFGRYLWPLLALALLLLANLFIDSSFFQIAYQDDRLYGSLIDILNRSAPVALLAIGMSLVIATGGIDLSVGAVMAIAGAVCANLLLLPDIGLGTVVLAGLVVGLLAGCINGSLVSFLGIQPIVATLLLMVAGRGVAQLINQGQIVTFQHQGFAAIGVGQFLGLPMPIWIVIGMLVLTQLLLRKTALGLFIEAVGCNAKASRYLGINDKSIKLFAYAIAGLCAALAGMISTADIQGSDANNAGLWLELDAILAVVIGGAALTGGRFSLFLSIIGALIIQTLATTIIVSGLPAKFNLLTKAIVILTVLLLQSEKFRHQLSGLFKLRVFKGTTAGDKK; this is encoded by the coding sequence ATGAAAACCTCAGTAGAAATGATGTCATCCGAGGCTTTGATTGAGATGCCAAACAGTCAACAAACCAGCAGTAAAACACCCAATGATCGCTATCAAGCGGGTAAGTCTACGTCCTTTGGTCGGTATCTTTGGCCACTGTTAGCACTGGCCTTACTGTTACTGGCAAACCTCTTTATTGATAGCAGTTTTTTCCAAATTGCCTATCAAGATGATCGGCTTTACGGATCCTTAATTGATATTTTAAACCGCAGCGCACCTGTTGCACTGCTCGCCATTGGCATGAGTCTAGTGATTGCCACTGGTGGGATTGACCTTTCCGTTGGCGCTGTGATGGCAATCGCCGGGGCTGTGTGCGCAAACCTCTTACTATTACCGGATATTGGTCTTGGTACGGTTGTATTGGCAGGTCTTGTCGTAGGATTGCTGGCGGGCTGCATTAATGGCTCACTAGTCAGTTTTTTAGGGATCCAGCCGATTGTTGCCACATTACTCTTGATGGTTGCGGGACGTGGTGTTGCTCAGCTTATTAACCAAGGACAGATAGTCACGTTCCAACATCAAGGCTTTGCAGCCATTGGTGTCGGGCAGTTTTTAGGATTACCTATGCCGATTTGGATTGTGATTGGCATGCTGGTATTGACCCAATTGTTATTGCGTAAAACCGCACTTGGTCTCTTTATTGAAGCCGTTGGTTGTAATGCTAAGGCGAGCCGCTATCTTGGGATAAACGACAAATCCATCAAACTATTCGCCTATGCAATTGCAGGTCTATGTGCGGCTTTGGCGGGTATGATAAGTACCGCCGATATCCAAGGTTCAGATGCTAATAACGCCGGATTGTGGCTCGAGCTCGATGCTATTTTAGCCGTGGTGATTGGTGGTGCGGCATTAACGGGCGGGCGCTTCTCTTTGTTTTTATCAATCATTGGTGCTCTTATTATTCAAACCTTAGCCACAACGATTATTGTTAGTGGTTTACCCGCCAAATTTAATCTGTTGACCAAAGCCATAGTGATTTTAACCGTACTTTTATTGCAGTCGGAAAAATTCAGACATCAGTTGTCTGGCTTATTTAAATTACGTGTGTTCAAGGGCACAACGGCTGGAGACAAGAAATGA
- a CDS encoding sugar ABC transporter ATP-binding protein: protein MSLILELKNISKHYPGVKALEAVNLRLFSGEVHALLGENGAGKSTLVKVMTGAQSKDGGEIIFLNEKQHFNTPIEAQKIGISTVYQEVNLVPNLTVAQNLFLGHEPKRFGLIHFQKMYADARTVLAQFKLDIDVSAPLSSYSIAVQQLIAIARGVAMSAKVLVLDEPTASLDADEVQVLFSILNQLKQKGVAIVFITHFLDQVYQISDRITVLRNGRFIGEYLTSELPQPQLIEAMLGRSLQQHLVEKSAAEQTTNGTSAILLSLEGVSVKGSIQSMNLTVPKGQAVGLAGLLGSGRSEVCNAVFGLDLLESGSIHLAGKKLHLSHPVDAINAGIALCPEDRKVDGIIGPLSIRENIILALQARVGWWRCLSKTRQQEIAQFFIDKLQIATPDADKPIEQLSGGNQQKVILARWLAIEPILLVLDEPTRGIDIGAHAEIIKLIRTLCDDGMSLLVASSELDELVAFSNKVVVLRDRYAVRELSGAELTSQHVMQAIAEG from the coding sequence ATGAGCCTTATCTTAGAACTTAAGAATATCAGTAAACATTATCCGGGCGTAAAAGCGCTCGAAGCGGTGAATTTACGGTTATTTTCTGGGGAAGTTCATGCCTTATTAGGTGAAAATGGTGCGGGGAAATCTACCTTAGTCAAAGTGATGACGGGCGCACAATCGAAAGACGGTGGTGAAATCATTTTTCTAAATGAAAAACAGCATTTTAATACGCCTATTGAGGCCCAAAAGATTGGCATAAGCACTGTGTATCAGGAAGTTAATCTGGTCCCTAACCTTACCGTGGCGCAAAATTTATTTTTGGGCCACGAGCCAAAACGCTTTGGTTTGATCCATTTTCAAAAAATGTATGCCGATGCACGCACTGTACTGGCACAATTTAAGCTCGATATCGATGTGAGTGCACCGTTATCGAGTTATTCCATTGCTGTTCAGCAATTGATTGCCATTGCCCGCGGCGTCGCTATGTCGGCTAAAGTCCTCGTGTTAGATGAGCCAACGGCGAGTTTGGATGCCGATGAAGTACAAGTACTGTTTAGTATTTTGAACCAGCTCAAGCAAAAGGGTGTCGCAATTGTATTTATTACGCACTTTCTCGATCAGGTTTATCAAATTAGCGACCGTATCACAGTCTTACGAAACGGGCGTTTTATCGGTGAGTATCTGACCTCTGAACTGCCACAACCTCAGCTTATCGAAGCCATGCTCGGGCGCTCATTGCAGCAGCATTTAGTCGAGAAAAGTGCGGCGGAGCAAACAACAAACGGCACATCAGCCATACTTTTGTCCCTTGAGGGCGTGTCGGTTAAAGGGTCAATTCAATCGATGAATTTAACAGTTCCTAAAGGTCAAGCCGTTGGGCTTGCTGGACTTTTGGGTTCAGGGCGTAGTGAGGTGTGTAATGCGGTATTTGGGCTCGATTTACTCGAGAGTGGCAGTATTCACCTTGCGGGTAAAAAGCTCCATCTTTCACACCCTGTAGATGCAATTAATGCGGGCATTGCTCTATGTCCAGAGGATCGTAAGGTCGATGGCATTATCGGCCCGCTGTCGATCCGCGAGAATATCATTCTGGCATTGCAGGCGAGGGTAGGATGGTGGCGCTGTTTGTCAAAGACAAGGCAGCAGGAAATCGCCCAATTTTTTATCGATAAGTTACAGATAGCGACCCCAGATGCAGATAAACCCATTGAGCAACTCAGTGGCGGTAATCAACAAAAAGTCATTTTAGCTCGCTGGCTCGCCATTGAACCCATTCTCCTTGTATTAGATGAACCGACTCGCGGTATCGATATTGGTGCTCACGCCGAAATTATCAAGCTGATTAGAACCTTATGTGATGACGGTATGTCGTTACTGGTTGCTTCATCTGAGCTTGATGAACTGGTCGCCTTTTCCAACAAAGTGGTGGTATTGCGCGACCGATATGCAGTGCGTGAATTATCGGGTGCTGAACTTACCTCACAACACGTTATGCAAGCCATTGCGGAGGGATAG
- a CDS encoding ABC transporter substrate-binding protein gives MTKYTLVSVFSLWAIGASCAFATTVGFSQVGSESGWRTSFSEAVKAEAKQRGIDLKFADAQQKQENQIKAVRSFIAQGVDAIIIAPVVETGWKPVLKEAKRANIPVVIVDRNIKVDDDSLFLTRIASDFTEEGRKIAQWLMDKTQGNCAIAELQGTVGATAAIDRAAGFNAVIANYPNANIVRSQTGEFTRAKGKEVMEGFLKAQNGQALCAVWSHNDEMALGAVQAIKEAGFKPGKDILIVSVDGVPDYFKAMADGDVNATVELSPYLGGPAFDAIDAFLKGNKDLPKLISTTGDVFTQETAAAEYEKRRLQ, from the coding sequence ATGACAAAATATACATTAGTTTCAGTATTCAGTTTATGGGCGATAGGAGCCAGTTGCGCCTTTGCGACCACGGTAGGTTTTTCGCAGGTGGGCTCAGAAAGTGGCTGGCGAACCAGTTTTAGTGAGGCGGTAAAAGCGGAAGCCAAACAACGGGGAATAGACTTAAAGTTTGCCGATGCTCAGCAAAAACAAGAGAACCAAATCAAGGCTGTACGTAGCTTTATTGCTCAAGGCGTCGATGCGATTATTATCGCGCCCGTCGTTGAAACGGGTTGGAAGCCTGTCCTTAAGGAAGCCAAGCGAGCAAATATCCCCGTTGTGATTGTTGACCGTAATATTAAGGTCGATGATGACTCACTGTTTCTCACCCGTATTGCTTCTGACTTTACCGAAGAAGGCCGCAAAATAGCGCAGTGGTTAATGGATAAAACCCAAGGTAACTGTGCGATTGCCGAGTTACAGGGCACAGTCGGTGCGACTGCCGCTATCGATCGCGCTGCAGGTTTTAATGCCGTCATTGCTAATTACCCGAATGCCAACATTGTGCGTAGTCAAACTGGGGAATTTACCCGCGCTAAGGGTAAAGAAGTGATGGAGGGTTTTCTAAAAGCACAGAATGGTCAAGCACTGTGCGCCGTTTGGTCACATAACGATGAAATGGCATTAGGTGCTGTGCAAGCCATTAAAGAAGCCGGATTTAAGCCGGGTAAAGATATCTTAATTGTCTCTGTTGATGGGGTGCCTGATTACTTCAAAGCAATGGCGGATGGTGACGTTAATGCAACGGTCGAATTGAGTCCATATTTGGGTGGTCCCGCCTTTGATGCGATTGATGCGTTTCTTAAGGGAAATAAAGATCTACCTAAGCTTATCAGTACAACAGGTGATGTATTCACTCAAGAAACCGCAGCAGCCGAATATGAAAAACGTCGTCTGCAATAA
- a CDS encoding aldose epimerase family protein translates to MSLSISTQKLTHSAFPAPLELITLTNSHGLEVVLSSYGASIWSVKLYGKEDKTIDLSLSYQNIQDWAINPYYFGITAGRVANRIGGAAFSLKGQTIVLTPNEGNNQLHGGPQGLSHCVWQCETKQYSDAVGAIFRIQSPDGDQGYPGDLSVTVEYRLSESNELTLIYDALSDQTTPVCLTNHAYWNLASDKQHGILGHNLQLNASHILALDSEQIPTGELVLVDDTPFDFRQIKSISEDIHKLSNGYDHYFVMSKDIDNTSCLKTIATLIEPISGRELEISTTELGVQFYSGNFLDGTRLDNHGKPLNQYQGLCLETHGYPNAVNIAHFPSVMLEANKPYKQITVHRFKNI, encoded by the coding sequence ATGTCACTCTCAATCTCTACACAAAAATTAACACATAGTGCCTTTCCTGCACCATTAGAGTTAATAACATTAACGAATAGTCATGGTTTGGAAGTAGTGTTATCGAGTTATGGTGCAAGTATTTGGTCTGTCAAACTCTATGGAAAAGAAGATAAAACCATTGATCTCAGTTTGAGTTATCAGAATATTCAAGATTGGGCAATAAATCCTTATTATTTTGGTATTACTGCAGGCCGCGTTGCAAATCGAATTGGTGGAGCGGCATTTTCTTTAAAGGGTCAAACCATTGTATTAACCCCGAATGAAGGTAATAACCAACTTCACGGTGGTCCGCAAGGCTTAAGTCACTGTGTTTGGCAATGTGAAACTAAGCAATATTCCGATGCTGTTGGTGCCATCTTTAGAATACAGAGTCCTGATGGTGATCAAGGTTATCCTGGGGATTTATCCGTAACAGTCGAATATCGCCTTAGCGAAAGCAATGAGTTGACCCTAATTTACGATGCACTCTCTGACCAAACCACTCCGGTTTGTCTCACAAATCATGCCTATTGGAATCTCGCATCTGACAAGCAACATGGCATCTTAGGCCATAACTTACAACTCAATGCGAGTCATATTTTAGCCTTAGATTCTGAGCAAATTCCTACGGGTGAATTGGTTTTAGTCGATGATACCCCCTTCGATTTTCGTCAAATAAAATCCATATCTGAAGATATTCATAAATTAAGTAATGGTTATGACCACTATTTTGTGATGTCGAAGGATATAGACAATACCTCATGCTTAAAAACCATCGCCACATTAATCGAACCTATTTCAGGACGTGAATTGGAAATCAGTACCACAGAATTAGGCGTGCAATTTTATAGTGGTAATTTTTTGGATGGTACGCGGCTTGATAATCATGGAAAACCGTTAAATCAATATCAAGGTTTATGTTTAGAAACCCATGGTTATCCTAATGCCGTCAATATTGCTCATTTTCCGAGTGTTATGTTAGAGGCAAATAAACCCTATAAACAAATAACGGTGCATAGATTTAAAAATATTTAA
- a CDS encoding SDR family NAD(P)-dependent oxidoreductase, protein MKLSNQYPSLKGKTIFISGGGTGIGACLVRSFLEQGAKVAFADILITESNQLVSTLLASMPDAIVKFYPCDLVDIAALKNVVTQIEQEIGTIAVLINNAACDERHSIDEVTPEYWDHCLNTNLRHYFFAVQAVRPQMQRLGGGSVINLGSMSWHNRQPGMAGYTASKAGAMGLTRGLAADLGKDRIRINTLTPGWVMTKRQLTHWVDKDTAKHIEDNQCIKEYVMPEDIAAMALFLAADDSKLCTAQNFIVDGGWI, encoded by the coding sequence ATGAAGTTAAGTAATCAATACCCGAGCTTGAAAGGAAAAACCATTTTTATCAGTGGTGGCGGTACGGGTATTGGCGCCTGTTTAGTGAGATCATTCTTAGAGCAGGGCGCAAAAGTTGCATTTGCCGACATACTTATAACGGAATCAAATCAACTTGTTAGTACCTTATTAGCCAGTATGCCCGATGCAATAGTGAAATTTTATCCCTGTGATCTCGTGGATATTGCAGCACTAAAAAACGTCGTTACGCAGATAGAGCAGGAAATTGGAACCATTGCGGTATTGATTAATAACGCCGCCTGCGATGAGCGCCATAGCATAGATGAAGTGACTCCTGAGTATTGGGATCACTGTTTAAACACCAATTTACGGCATTATTTTTTTGCAGTGCAAGCGGTAAGGCCGCAAATGCAACGTCTGGGTGGCGGTTCAGTGATCAATTTAGGCTCAATGAGTTGGCATAATCGCCAGCCGGGTATGGCAGGCTATACCGCCTCTAAAGCTGGTGCTATGGGATTGACTCGCGGATTAGCTGCGGATTTAGGTAAAGATAGAATTCGAATTAATACCTTGACCCCAGGTTGGGTGATGACGAAGCGTCAATTAACGCACTGGGTTGATAAGGATACGGCAAAACATATTGAAGATAATCAATGTATTAAAGAATATGTGATGCCTGAAGATATTGCCGCTATGGCGTTATTTTTGGCGGCCGATGATAGCAAACTCTGCACTGCACAAAATTTTATTGTAGATGGTGGTTGGATTTAA